The genomic window AGTATCAAAGGGCAGGAATATATCATCAGAACAGATTCTGATGAAGATCATGTTAAGTCAGTTGCCGGGATGGTTAATGAGCAGCTTGATTTACTGGGACGAAAATCTCAAACCATCAGCACGGTTAACTTGATGGTTTTGACCTTGATGAATGTGACTGGTGAGTATCTGCAGCTTAAATTAGAGCTGGATTCCATGACTAAGCGATTAGAAGAGTTGAATCGAAGATTTCCTGTTTGATTTAAGACGAACGGCCCCTGTGTTATGCGTGATAGTCGAATTTTTTTGAGCCAACACCTTATGACGTAGGCGGAGACTTTATTCTGGTGTGCATGCCCTGCTTGCAGGGAAGCCTGAAGGGATAATCAACTGCCTCAACTGCTACTTAAGGTTCAAAAGAAGCGGCTACACGGTAACCATGGGGGCGTTTAACCCCTTTCTAAATTGAGCGATTAGGTATTAGTTTAATTATTACAAGGCATTAGATGCCATTAAGATGTAAATATTCGGGCACGTTTTCAAAAAAGCAATAATACTCTCACAGAGGTATAGAGAAACCAGTTATTTGCTCTCTGTGATTCCGCGTCAGCCTAATTTTTTTGTCTCGCGCCCGTTCGCTTCACTCACTCAAGACGCAAAGGCGCAATGAAAAACGACAGACGATATAGCAAGTTGAACTCTTCGCGGTCTTTGCGGCTTGGCGCGAGAATTAAAAAAATTGACGGATATTAGGTCCAGGAATTTGCCAATTTATAAACAAAGTCGAATGCTTACCATAAGATTTTAACCCATTGGGTATTGATTGAAATTAAGGCAAAGTACTGAT from Pseudomonadota bacterium includes these protein-coding regions:
- a CDS encoding cell division protein ZapA, giving the protein MEKKSVTVSIKGQEYIIRTDSDEDHVKSVAGMVNEQLDLLGRKSQTISTVNLMVLTLMNVTGEYLQLKLELDSMTKRLEELNRRFPV